The proteins below come from a single Terriglobales bacterium genomic window:
- a CDS encoding transketolase: MALINSKTGKKIRDYSVSELAEAANLMRGYDLVALCAAGSGHAGGTLSIMDIAAALYLKVANHDPQDPDWPERDRVIWSTGHKAPSLYLGLGFAGYFPKEDVVTLRKLYSPFQGHPHWLKLPGVEASTGSLGQGLSIAVGIALAAKLDNREYTTFCIMGDGEQQEGQIWEAAMEAGHYKLNNLVGIIDCNRLQIDGFVSDVMSIDPLAAKYKAFGWDVTRINGHDMDQVVDALEKGKLQGERPLLIIADTIKGKGVSFCENVAGWHGKAPNQEEMIKGLTELGLVDKVPYTELLQKAAAYQAEVEKKLAAKMPRFSRDYWWNSDSRMKAEMKPTRLGFGQSLAAHGGDERVVGLGLDISGSITISEFYAKNPERKNRWISMGIAEQSATAAAAGLAREGKLPVFGTYATFAAARNLDQVRTSVCYGNFNVLIAGAHGGVSVGPDGATHQALEDLFAMEGLPNMAVCVPCDIIETRKATDYLLLKHTGPKYVRFAREATPVVTDEKTPFAFGKANVIRLRREAEKFIDAFETVLAADYDNEREDLSIIACGPMVPEAMRAAYILKQDFGYETRVVNLHTLKPIDVAAIIRAARETGVVITAEEHQIGALAWRVSGVLTESEELYGVPYITGAIGVKDRFGDSGAPWELIKEFEVSAEHIAKRAVALMGIKRRTPEKTLAAAR; encoded by the coding sequence ATGGCTCTGATCAACTCCAAGACCGGCAAGAAGATTCGGGACTACAGTGTGAGCGAACTGGCGGAGGCTGCCAACCTGATGCGCGGCTACGATCTGGTGGCCCTGTGCGCCGCCGGCTCCGGACATGCCGGAGGCACGCTGTCCATCATGGACATCGCCGCAGCGCTGTACCTGAAGGTCGCCAACCACGATCCCCAAGATCCGGATTGGCCCGAGCGCGACCGCGTCATATGGTCCACCGGGCACAAGGCGCCGAGCCTGTACCTCGGCCTCGGCTTTGCCGGCTACTTCCCCAAGGAAGACGTGGTCACGCTGCGCAAGCTGTATTCGCCGTTCCAGGGACATCCGCACTGGCTCAAGCTGCCTGGGGTCGAAGCTTCGACCGGCTCGCTGGGGCAGGGGCTGAGCATCGCCGTCGGCATCGCCTTGGCCGCCAAGCTGGACAACCGCGAGTACACCACTTTCTGCATCATGGGCGACGGCGAGCAGCAGGAAGGCCAGATCTGGGAAGCGGCCATGGAGGCCGGCCACTACAAGCTCAACAACCTGGTCGGCATCATCGACTGCAACCGCCTGCAGATCGACGGCTTCGTCTCCGACGTGATGAGCATCGACCCGCTGGCCGCCAAGTACAAGGCTTTTGGCTGGGATGTTACCCGCATCAACGGCCACGACATGGACCAGGTCGTGGACGCCCTGGAGAAAGGAAAACTACAGGGCGAGCGGCCACTGCTGATCATCGCCGACACCATCAAGGGCAAGGGCGTGAGCTTCTGCGAGAACGTCGCCGGCTGGCACGGCAAGGCGCCTAACCAGGAGGAGATGATCAAGGGCCTGACCGAACTCGGGCTTGTTGACAAGGTCCCCTACACGGAGCTGCTGCAGAAGGCGGCCGCGTATCAAGCCGAGGTGGAAAAGAAGCTGGCGGCCAAGATGCCCCGCTTCAGCCGCGATTACTGGTGGAACTCCGACAGCCGGATGAAGGCCGAGATGAAGCCGACGCGCCTGGGCTTCGGGCAATCGCTGGCCGCCCACGGCGGCGACGAGCGGGTGGTCGGGCTGGGACTCGACATTTCCGGCTCCATCACCATCAGCGAGTTCTACGCCAAGAATCCCGAGCGGAAGAACCGCTGGATCTCGATGGGCATCGCGGAGCAGTCGGCGACCGCCGCGGCCGCCGGATTGGCGCGGGAAGGGAAGCTGCCGGTCTTCGGCACGTACGCTACTTTTGCCGCCGCCCGTAACCTGGACCAGGTGCGCACGTCGGTCTGCTACGGCAACTTCAATGTGCTGATCGCGGGCGCGCACGGTGGGGTCTCGGTGGGGCCGGACGGCGCCACTCACCAGGCGCTGGAAGACCTGTTCGCCATGGAAGGCCTGCCCAATATGGCGGTGTGCGTGCCTTGCGACATCATCGAGACCCGCAAGGCCACCGACTACCTGCTGCTGAAGCACACGGGGCCGAAGTATGTCCGCTTCGCCCGCGAGGCTACGCCGGTCGTCACCGACGAGAAGACGCCGTTCGCCTTCGGCAAGGCGAATGTCATCCGCCTGCGGCGCGAGGCGGAGAAATTCATCGACGCCTTTGAGACCGTGCTTGCCGCTGACTACGACAACGAGCGCGAGGACCTCTCCATCATCGCCTGCGGCCCCATGGTGCCCGAGGCGATGCGCGCCGCCTACATCCTCAAGCAGGATTTCGGCTATGAGACGCGCGTCGTGAACCTGCACACGCTGAAGCCGATCGACGTGGCCGCCATCATCCGCGCGGCGCGCGAGACCGGCGTGGTGATCACCGCCGAAGAGCACCAGATCGGCGCGCTGGCCTGGCGGGTCAGCGGCGTGCTCACCGAGAGTGAGGAGCTCTACGGTGTGCCGTACATCACCGGCGCCATCGGGGTGAAGGACCGCTTCGGCGACAGCGGCGCGCCCTGGGAGCTGATCAAGGAGTTCGAGGTCAGCGCTGAGCACATCGCCAAGAGAGCTGTCGCTCTTATGGGGATCAAGAGACGGACACCAGAGAAAACACTCGCCGCCGCACGATAG
- a CDS encoding homoserine O-acetyltransferase, translating to MANVLPTFEGDVVLREKPFVLDGGAQLSSVKLHYAVYGDPARASVVLVCHALSGSARAAEWWPQLYAAGGPLQPFASLCFNILGSCYGSTGPTSVDPATEKPYGPEFPPVTIADIVRAQASALDSLGIDRLHAVVGASIGGMQALQWAIDFPDRVERCIAIGAAPLSAMGLAFNHLQREAIRLDPEWQGGRYQRQPARGLGLARSLAMCTYKSAQLYEERHGRRPNHGEDPYRSLYDRFDVAGYLDHQGEKLVARFDANAYLVISKAMDTFDPLRGYASEQAAFGRIRAHTTLVGISSDWLFPAADVWSVAQRIRSAGARCECAEIDSGHGHDGFLADAHLLEPILRNALGAERSRATATAHTPSKELRDGTVG from the coding sequence ATGGCCAACGTCCTTCCGACATTCGAGGGCGACGTCGTCCTGCGCGAAAAGCCATTCGTGCTCGACGGCGGCGCCCAGCTGTCTTCCGTCAAGCTGCATTACGCGGTGTATGGCGATCCGGCCCGCGCTTCCGTCGTGCTGGTCTGTCACGCTTTGTCCGGCTCGGCGCGGGCGGCGGAGTGGTGGCCGCAGCTCTACGCTGCCGGCGGGCCGCTGCAACCGTTCGCCTCCCTCTGCTTCAACATACTCGGATCGTGTTACGGATCGACCGGGCCGACTTCGGTGGACCCCGCGACCGAGAAGCCCTATGGCCCGGAGTTCCCCCCGGTCACCATCGCCGACATCGTGCGCGCCCAGGCGTCGGCGCTCGATTCCCTGGGGATCGACCGGCTGCACGCCGTAGTGGGCGCCTCCATCGGTGGCATGCAGGCGCTGCAATGGGCCATCGACTTCCCCGACCGGGTGGAGCGCTGCATCGCCATCGGAGCAGCCCCGCTCTCCGCCATGGGCCTGGCCTTCAACCACCTGCAGCGCGAGGCCATCCGCCTGGATCCCGAGTGGCAGGGCGGCCGATACCAGCGCCAGCCGGCCAGAGGCCTCGGCTTGGCGCGGTCTCTCGCCATGTGTACGTACAAGTCCGCGCAGCTCTACGAAGAGCGGCACGGGCGGCGGCCGAACCACGGCGAAGATCCTTACCGTTCGCTCTACGACCGCTTCGATGTGGCCGGATACCTCGACCATCAGGGCGAGAAGCTGGTGGCCCGCTTCGACGCCAACGCGTATCTCGTGATCTCGAAGGCCATGGACACCTTCGATCCCCTGCGTGGCTACGCCTCTGAGCAGGCGGCGTTCGGCCGCATCCGCGCCCACACCACGCTGGTCGGCATCAGCAGCGACTGGCTATTCCCCGCCGCCGATGTCTGGTCGGTGGCCCAGCGCATCCGCTCTGCCGGCGCCCGCTGCGAATGCGCGGAGATCGACAGCGGGCACGGCCACGACGGATTCCTTGCCGACGCCCACCTGCTCGAACCCATTCTCAGGAATGCGCTCGGGGCGGAGCGGTCACGGGCCACGGCCACTGCCCATACCCCTTCCAAGGAGCTGCGCGATGGAACCGTTGGTTGA
- a CDS encoding homocysteine synthase, which translates to MSTSNNGNQRHRLATLAIHGGQQPDPTTRSRAVPIYQTTSFTFDDADHAARLFALKEFGNIYTRIMNPTTDVFEKRVAALEGGAAALAVASGQAAETLALITLARAGDEIVSTTSLYGGTYNLFHYTLPRLGINVRFVDAEDFNGLRAAINEKTKAVYTETIGNPKLDIVDIERLAAIAHEHGLPLVIDNTSASPALCRPLEWGADIVVHSATKFIGGHGTSIGGVIVDGGKFDWKTSGRFQEFVDPDPSYHGVSFTEAFGPLAFIIKARVQGLRDTGACLSPFNSFLFLQGAETLHLRLQRHSENALAVARFLGQHPAVEWINYPGLWTNGNYQRVKKYLPDGAGSLVTFGIRGGYEAGKKFINSLKLFSLLANIGDAKSLVIHPASTTHQQLSEEEQRSTGVTPELVRLSVGLEDVRDIVEDLDQALETATGKRAVPLAAAGD; encoded by the coding sequence ATGTCAACCAGCAACAACGGCAACCAGCGGCACCGGCTGGCCACCCTCGCCATCCACGGCGGGCAGCAGCCCGACCCCACCACCCGGTCGCGGGCGGTGCCCATCTACCAGACCACATCGTTCACCTTCGACGATGCCGACCACGCCGCGCGCCTGTTCGCGCTCAAGGAGTTCGGCAACATCTACACCCGCATCATGAACCCCACCACCGACGTCTTCGAGAAGCGCGTGGCGGCGTTGGAAGGCGGGGCGGCGGCGCTGGCCGTGGCGTCAGGACAAGCTGCCGAGACCCTCGCCCTCATCACCCTGGCGCGCGCCGGCGACGAGATCGTCTCCACCACCTCGCTCTACGGCGGGACCTATAACCTGTTCCACTACACCCTGCCCCGGCTGGGCATCAATGTGCGCTTTGTCGATGCCGAGGATTTCAACGGGCTGCGCGCCGCCATCAACGAAAAGACCAAGGCGGTCTATACCGAGACCATCGGCAATCCCAAGCTCGACATCGTGGACATCGAGCGCCTGGCCGCCATCGCCCATGAACACGGGCTGCCGCTGGTCATCGACAACACCAGCGCCTCACCCGCCCTGTGCCGGCCGCTGGAGTGGGGCGCCGACATCGTGGTCCACTCCGCCACCAAGTTCATCGGCGGGCACGGGACCTCCATCGGCGGCGTGATCGTGGACGGCGGCAAGTTCGATTGGAAGACCTCCGGGCGCTTCCAGGAATTCGTCGATCCCGATCCCTCTTACCACGGCGTCTCGTTCACCGAGGCCTTCGGCCCGCTGGCTTTCATCATCAAAGCCCGGGTGCAGGGGCTGCGCGATACCGGCGCCTGCCTCTCGCCCTTCAATTCGTTCCTCTTCCTGCAAGGCGCGGAGACGCTGCATCTCCGTCTGCAGCGGCATTCCGAGAATGCCCTCGCGGTCGCCCGTTTCCTGGGACAGCATCCGGCGGTCGAGTGGATCAACTACCCCGGCCTGTGGACCAACGGCAACTATCAGCGGGTGAAGAAGTACCTGCCGGACGGCGCCGGCTCGCTGGTCACCTTCGGCATCCGCGGCGGGTACGAGGCGGGGAAGAAGTTCATCAACTCGCTCAAGCTGTTCAGCCTGCTGGCCAACATCGGCGATGCCAAGTCGCTGGTCATCCACCCGGCCTCGACCACCCACCAGCAGCTGTCCGAGGAGGAGCAGCGTTCCACCGGCGTCACCCCGGAGCTGGTCCGCCTGTCGGTAGGGCTGGAGGATGTGCGCGACATCGTGGAGGACCTTGACCAGGCGCTGGAGACGGCGACGGGCAAGCGGGCGGTGCCGCTGGCCGCCGCGGGGGATTAG
- a CDS encoding ATP-binding protein, protein MALPTCEFYADNLKVKMDMTIPADVNRLGGVIEGFMAIVTAMQCACGHEMDVELAMREALANAIVHGAGNDPRRTIECCVACDDVHGMLVVVRDPGEGFDPQTLPNPVVGENVFSEHGRGVFLINQLMDRVEYKRGGTEIHMRKFRQPTNVKNCGL, encoded by the coding sequence ATGGCGCTGCCCACCTGCGAGTTCTATGCCGACAACCTCAAGGTCAAGATGGACATGACCATTCCCGCCGACGTCAACCGCCTGGGAGGCGTGATCGAGGGCTTCATGGCCATCGTGACCGCCATGCAGTGCGCCTGCGGCCACGAAATGGACGTGGAGCTGGCGATGCGGGAGGCGCTGGCCAACGCCATCGTCCACGGGGCCGGCAACGATCCCCGCCGCACCATCGAGTGCTGCGTAGCCTGTGACGACGTGCACGGCATGCTGGTGGTGGTGCGCGATCCCGGGGAAGGCTTCGATCCCCAAACCTTGCCTAATCCGGTGGTGGGCGAGAATGTGTTCTCCGAGCATGGCCGCGGAGTGTTCCTGATCAATCAGCTCATGGACCGCGTGGAGTACAAGCGCGGCGGCACCGAGATCCACATGCGCAAGTTCCGTCAGCCGACGAACGTGAAGAACTGCGGGCTGTAG